Proteins encoded in a region of the Syntrophorhabdales bacterium genome:
- the fabF gene encoding beta-ketoacyl-ACP synthase II: MKRRVVVTGMGLVTPLGTGLDNVWDQILQGKSGIAPITRFDATRHETKIAGEVKNFNPEEYVPRKEVKKMDLFIHYVLAAARTALEDARLDMTKEQSDRVGVVAGTGLGGLPTLEKYHQILLERGPDRISPFFIPMLIANMAPGQIAMQYGMKGPNICIVTACATGSHCIGDASRIIQYGDADVVVAGGTEANLTPLTVGGFNAMKALSTRNDEPEKASRPFEKNRDGFIVGEGAGIVILEALEHALARGAKIYAELIGYGYNADAYHITAPAPDGEGFVRCMRMALNNAQISADQVDYINAHGTSTELNDYTETIAIKEVFGDRAKKIPVSSTKSMTGHLLGAAGAIEAVFSVLSIRDQICPPTINYEEPDPKCDLDYVPNTARKQAIEVTLSNSFGFGGTNATLLFRRFEK; the protein is encoded by the coding sequence GTGAAACGGCGGGTAGTTGTAACCGGGATGGGCTTGGTAACGCCTCTCGGGACAGGTCTGGATAACGTATGGGATCAGATCCTTCAGGGTAAATCGGGTATTGCGCCCATAACGAGGTTCGATGCAACGCGCCACGAGACAAAGATTGCGGGCGAAGTGAAGAATTTCAATCCTGAAGAGTATGTACCCCGCAAAGAAGTCAAGAAGATGGACCTGTTTATCCATTATGTTCTTGCTGCCGCGCGCACTGCTCTCGAAGATGCCAGGCTGGACATGACAAAAGAACAGAGCGACAGGGTCGGTGTGGTTGCTGGCACTGGCCTCGGCGGCCTGCCAACGTTAGAGAAATATCACCAGATACTCCTGGAGAGGGGACCGGACAGGATCAGTCCCTTCTTTATTCCCATGCTCATTGCGAACATGGCGCCGGGCCAGATAGCGATGCAGTATGGAATGAAGGGACCCAATATCTGCATTGTAACAGCCTGCGCAACAGGCTCGCACTGCATCGGCGATGCCTCCCGGATTATTCAGTACGGCGACGCTGACGTTGTTGTTGCGGGCGGAACCGAGGCTAACCTTACACCCCTTACCGTGGGAGGCTTCAATGCCATGAAGGCGCTTTCCACGAGGAATGACGAGCCGGAGAAGGCTTCCCGGCCTTTTGAGAAAAACAGGGACGGGTTCATTGTCGGAGAAGGCGCTGGCATTGTAATCCTGGAGGCGCTGGAGCACGCGCTCGCGCGCGGAGCAAAGATATATGCCGAGTTGATAGGCTATGGCTATAATGCTGATGCCTACCACATTACAGCACCGGCTCCGGACGGAGAAGGTTTTGTGCGGTGCATGAGGATGGCATTGAACAATGCGCAGATCTCGGCAGACCAGGTGGATTATATCAACGCGCATGGCACATCAACGGAGTTAAACGACTACACCGAAACGATCGCGATCAAAGAAGTGTTCGGCGATCGGGCGAAGAAGATTCCCGTAAGCTCGACCAAATCGATGACCGGTCATCTTCTGGGTGCAGCCGGCGCAATAGAAGCAGTGTTCTCGGTCCTGAGCATCAGGGATCAGATTTGCCCACCCACTATCAACTACGAAGAGCCTGACCCGAAGTGCGATCTTGATTATGTGCCCAACACAGCTCGCAAACAGGCGATTGAGGTCACCTTGTCCAATTCTTTCGGCTTCGGTGGGACAAATGCGACCCTGCTTTTCCGGCGCTTCGAAAAATGA
- the plsX gene encoding phosphate acyltransferase PlsX: protein MIRIAVDAMGGDNAPYAIVKGAEAAWREQIAQPVLVGDEKSVRPLLDPASRIEVVHTPSFVEMHESPSSALRKKRDSSINKAYALQRSGDVEAVVSAGNSGAAMAFAIFTLGRIPGVERPAIMSFHPNVKGTLSVLLDAGGNVDCKPSHLVQFAIMGHVYAKYGMGREKPRVGLLSNGEEETKGNDLTREAHALLRGVNINYVGYVEGTDMYNGSTDVVVSDGFVGNVALKISEGIAEAITSFLKERIVKSYRRKLGYFLLSDVFKELARTVDYSEYGGAPLVGVNGASIICHGKSNEKAIKNAIAMARDFAAKKISTHLSDAMREYIDSRGQARGNA, encoded by the coding sequence ATGATAAGAATTGCGGTCGACGCCATGGGGGGCGATAACGCTCCTTATGCTATAGTTAAAGGGGCTGAAGCGGCCTGGAGGGAACAGATAGCCCAGCCGGTTCTTGTGGGGGATGAGAAGAGTGTCAGGCCGCTTCTGGATCCTGCTTCAAGAATCGAAGTAGTGCATACTCCCAGCTTCGTGGAGATGCATGAGTCGCCTTCCTCCGCCCTGAGAAAGAAACGCGATTCGTCGATCAACAAGGCTTACGCCCTGCAGCGTTCCGGTGATGTTGAGGCTGTCGTCAGTGCGGGAAATTCCGGTGCGGCCATGGCCTTTGCAATCTTCACTCTCGGCAGGATACCCGGAGTGGAAAGACCTGCCATAATGTCCTTTCACCCGAACGTGAAGGGAACGCTCTCAGTGCTGCTGGACGCAGGCGGCAACGTGGATTGTAAGCCTAGTCATCTTGTACAGTTCGCCATCATGGGACATGTCTATGCAAAATACGGCATGGGCAGAGAGAAGCCGCGTGTCGGTCTTTTGTCAAACGGCGAGGAAGAAACGAAGGGAAATGACCTGACAAGAGAAGCGCATGCGCTTCTCCGGGGTGTCAACATCAACTATGTAGGCTATGTCGAAGGCACCGACATGTATAACGGGTCTACGGACGTCGTGGTGAGTGACGGTTTTGTGGGCAATGTTGCGCTGAAGATAAGCGAAGGTATCGCCGAGGCTATCACAAGCTTTCTCAAAGAGAGAATTGTCAAGAGCTATCGGAGAAAGCTGGGATACTTCCTGCTGTCAGATGTCTTCAAGGAGCTTGCGCGGACCGTCGACTATTCAGAGTATGGCGGCGCGCCTCTTGTGGGAGTAAATGGTGCCTCCATCATCTGTCACGGCAAGTCAAACGAGAAGGCTATAAAGAACGCAATAGCCATGGCCAGAGACTTTGCCGCGAAGAAAATCTCAACGCATCTGTCTGACGCCATGCGGGAATACATAGATTCGCGTGGGCAGGCCCGCGGTAATGCATGA
- the fabG gene encoding 3-oxoacyl-[acyl-carrier-protein] reductase gives MKGKVTILTGGAQGIGRTIAEFLADQGSDLVIFDVLDGEATVAALREKGVRSSYYKVDVANLSQVEQAVASVVKEMGGVDNLVNNAGITRDKLLLRMSEEEWDQVIRVNLKGVFTCTKAVIRHMLKKGGSIVNISSIAGLMGNAGQSNYAASKAGIVGFTKAVAREYGERNIRVNAVAPGFIVTKMTDTLDEAWKEKTVKAIPLGRAGEPMDVARVVYFLLSEYSAYVTGETINVSGGLYT, from the coding sequence GTGAAAGGTAAAGTAACAATCCTCACCGGTGGGGCGCAGGGCATAGGCAGAACCATTGCGGAGTTTCTCGCCGATCAAGGAAGCGACCTCGTGATCTTCGATGTGCTCGACGGGGAGGCCACGGTTGCCGCGTTGCGCGAAAAAGGGGTGCGCTCCTCCTATTACAAGGTGGATGTCGCGAATCTCAGTCAGGTCGAGCAGGCTGTTGCATCTGTCGTGAAAGAGATGGGCGGCGTCGATAACCTCGTCAACAATGCGGGGATTACGCGTGATAAACTGCTGCTCCGGATGTCTGAAGAGGAATGGGACCAAGTGATCAGGGTAAACCTGAAAGGTGTATTCACCTGCACCAAGGCGGTGATACGTCACATGTTGAAGAAAGGCGGCAGCATCGTCAATATATCTTCCATCGCCGGTTTGATGGGTAATGCGGGCCAGTCTAATTATGCTGCCAGCAAAGCAGGCATTGTCGGTTTTACCAAAGCGGTCGCACGGGAATACGGAGAGCGCAATATCAGGGTGAATGCCGTGGCCCCGGGCTTTATCGTGACGAAGATGACAGATACGCTCGACGAGGCATGGAAGGAGAAAACAGTCAAAGCCATACCGCTCGGAAGAGCGGGCGAGCCGATGGATGTGGCCCGTGTTGTCTATTTTCTTCTTTCAGAGTATAGTGCCTACGTCACAGGCGAGACTATAAATGTTAGTGGCGGTTTATATACGTGA
- a CDS encoding acyl-CoA dehydrogenase family protein: protein MDYFFTEEQKQIQALARRIAEEKVMPIRAELDETETFPREIMNLCADAGLFGVSIPEEYGGLGGGSLENCIAVEELSKACLGVSVSYAASLLGSYPILLGGSEEQKKKYLTDVASGKKIAAFGLTEAGAGSDAAGIRTEARKAGDEYILNGTKQWITNGGEADIYSVIAITDRTKGGRGATAFILEKGMEGFTFGKKEKKLGIRASATRELVFQDCKVSKDRVIGREGMGFILAMRTFDRTRPGIGAQAVGVAQGALDAAVAYAKEREQFDRKIISFQAVQHMLADMATQVEAARALVYAVAKYIDSKPKEFSKVSAMSKVFPSDVAMKVTVDAIQVFGGYGYMRDYPIEKMMRDAKILQIYEGTNQIQRNVIALELIKEAASRRKK from the coding sequence ATGGACTATTTTTTCACTGAAGAGCAAAAGCAGATACAGGCCCTGGCGCGAAGGATCGCTGAAGAAAAAGTGATGCCCATAAGGGCAGAGCTGGATGAGACTGAAACATTTCCGCGGGAGATTATGAACCTCTGCGCGGATGCAGGATTATTCGGAGTGAGCATCCCTGAAGAGTACGGAGGTCTGGGAGGTGGCTCGCTGGAGAACTGTATCGCGGTTGAAGAGCTGAGCAAGGCGTGCCTCGGCGTATCCGTGAGCTATGCAGCAAGCCTGCTCGGTTCCTATCCTATTCTGCTCGGGGGCTCTGAGGAGCAGAAGAAGAAGTATCTGACTGATGTGGCTAGCGGTAAAAAAATAGCCGCTTTCGGTCTGACTGAAGCCGGCGCAGGTAGCGATGCTGCAGGCATCAGGACCGAAGCGCGTAAAGCTGGCGACGAGTACATCCTCAACGGAACCAAACAGTGGATCACGAACGGAGGCGAGGCCGACATCTATTCGGTGATTGCCATCACTGACCGGACGAAAGGCGGCAGAGGAGCGACAGCTTTCATCCTTGAGAAAGGCATGGAAGGTTTCACGTTCGGGAAAAAGGAGAAGAAGCTCGGTATCAGGGCTTCCGCGACCAGAGAGCTGGTCTTCCAGGATTGCAAAGTTTCCAAAGATCGTGTTATAGGTAGAGAAGGCATGGGCTTCATCCTTGCTATGAGGACGTTTGACCGCACGCGTCCGGGTATCGGCGCGCAGGCGGTCGGCGTAGCACAGGGAGCACTGGATGCAGCCGTAGCATACGCGAAAGAACGCGAGCAGTTTGACCGGAAAATAATATCGTTCCAGGCTGTGCAACACATGCTTGCAGACATGGCGACACAGGTTGAGGCGGCGCGCGCACTTGTCTATGCGGTAGCGAAATACATTGATTCCAAGCCGAAAGAGTTCTCAAAAGTGTCAGCCATGAGCAAAGTCTTCCCGAGTGATGTTGCCATGAAGGTGACGGTGGATGCTATTCAAGTCTTCGGTGGTTACGGCTACATGAGAGACTACCCCATTGAAAAGATGATGCGCGACGCCAAGATCCTTCAGATTTATGAGGGCACCAACCAGATCCAGAGAAACGTTATCGCTCTTGAGCTGATCAAGGAAGCAGCCTCCAGAAGGAAGAAGTAA
- the rpmF gene encoding 50S ribosomal protein L32 encodes MAVPKRKTSRSRRDKRRTHYKLSSPGVILCPNCKEPTLPHQVCPKCGMYKGRKYLEIEEL; translated from the coding sequence ATGGCCGTTCCCAAGAGAAAGACCTCCAGATCACGGAGGGACAAAAGAAGAACCCACTACAAGCTTTCGAGCCCCGGGGTTATCCTCTGCCCGAACTGCAAAGAACCTACTCTGCCTCACCAGGTGTGCCCGAAGTGCGGCATGTACAAAGGCAGAAAGTACCTCGAAATTGAAGAACTGTAA
- the mtaB gene encoding tRNA (N(6)-L-threonylcarbamoyladenosine(37)-C(2))-methylthiotransferase MtaB, protein MTFFIFTTGCKSNQWDSYVMEGILKQKALTPSSMEQAKLVIVNGCTLTAHAEKDIRRFIERVRKLNPRAKVVLTGCHAQVYPERAFGADLVLGQKERFEIADLLGQTGHRSERTRDIPIENMPIDLHGCSRGNRSSEHSEREGEAPTALPREGATRAPLTARTRFFFKIQDGCDRFCTYCIVPYARGRVRSRPLADIVEGMARLKERSVQEVVLTGIDIASYKDPSSGCSFTGLLKRLESVDTPARIRLSSVEPAGIDNEFIETLSASKKLARSIHIPLQSADAGVLKRMGRPYDQDFIRSIVSGLQKHVHNIGIGMDVMVGFPGEDEHAFMETHWFLESLPIFYLHVFPYSDRAGTKASQMDEKVTETTKKERVRRLRKLDAVKREAFYRRFLGERVSIIPEGKLYKGRFMRGYSEHYLPVYIPYQKKLENELIGVTIDKIERNLLIGG, encoded by the coding sequence ATGACCTTCTTCATTTTTACCACCGGTTGTAAATCGAACCAATGGGATTCCTACGTCATGGAGGGAATCCTTAAGCAAAAAGCGCTTACCCCCAGCTCTATGGAGCAGGCTAAGCTCGTGATCGTGAACGGGTGCACGCTTACCGCCCACGCGGAAAAGGATATCAGGAGATTCATCGAGAGGGTCAGAAAACTCAATCCGCGAGCCAAGGTAGTCCTCACCGGCTGTCACGCACAGGTATATCCCGAACGGGCGTTCGGGGCGGACCTGGTGCTCGGGCAGAAAGAAAGGTTTGAGATTGCCGATCTGCTGGGACAGACGGGACACAGGAGCGAGAGGACACGCGACATTCCCATAGAAAATATGCCGATCGATTTGCACGGGTGCTCTCGTGGAAATCGATCTAGCGAGCACAGCGAGCGAGAAGGGGAGGCTCCGACGGCTTTGCCGAGGGAGGGGGCGACGCGAGCCCCTTTAACTGCAAGGACTCGCTTTTTTTTCAAGATACAGGATGGGTGTGATAGATTCTGTACGTACTGCATAGTGCCTTATGCGCGGGGACGGGTCCGGTCAAGGCCCCTTGCCGATATTGTGGAGGGCATGGCCAGGCTCAAAGAAAGGTCGGTTCAAGAGGTTGTCCTTACAGGCATCGATATTGCGAGTTATAAGGATCCTTCATCGGGGTGTTCTTTTACGGGTCTCCTGAAGAGACTCGAATCGGTCGATACCCCGGCGAGGATCAGGCTGAGCTCGGTGGAGCCCGCCGGGATTGACAATGAATTTATAGAGACGCTCAGCGCAAGCAAGAAGCTTGCACGAAGCATCCACATACCTCTGCAGAGCGCTGATGCGGGAGTCTTGAAGAGGATGGGTAGACCTTACGATCAGGATTTCATACGCTCAATCGTGAGCGGATTGCAGAAACACGTCCACAATATCGGGATAGGGATGGATGTCATGGTCGGGTTCCCCGGAGAGGACGAGCATGCCTTCATGGAAACCCACTGGTTCCTCGAATCTCTTCCCATTTTTTATCTTCACGTGTTCCCTTACTCGGACAGGGCGGGCACAAAAGCGTCGCAGATGGACGAAAAGGTGACGGAGACAACCAAGAAAGAGCGGGTGCGCAGACTGAGGAAGCTGGACGCTGTCAAAAGAGAAGCATTTTACAGGCGCTTCCTGGGGGAGCGGGTATCGATAATCCCGGAGGGTAAGCTGTATAAAGGCCGATTTATGAGAGGGTACAGCGAACACTACCTCCCTGTCTACATACCGTACCAGAAGAAACTCGAGAATGAGCTCATTGGCGTCACAATAGATAAGATTGAAAGGAATCTCCTTATAGGAGGATGA
- the fabD gene encoding ACP S-malonyltransferase translates to MKKVGALFPGQGSQYVGMGKKLYERFESVRALFAAADKAVGFSLSDVMFNGPEEELRKTYNTQPAILLASYASWTIFEQETKAVPALLAGHSLGEYTALVVSGALSIEDGVRLTRTRGLLMEEACPAGTGSMVALIAPVMEKVDEVCSQISHDDYVAGAANLNSPEQVVLSGNSEALKEAVEKLKGAYKKAVFLNVSGPFHSVLMQPAAEKLKSELAGVSFADMKTPVVSNVDALPNQKSSAILDLLYRQMFSPVLWESCIRTMAREGVELFVEVGPQKVLTNLVKRITPDILCLHVEEMEEIDAVRGRL, encoded by the coding sequence ATGAAGAAGGTTGGCGCTCTTTTTCCCGGGCAGGGGTCTCAGTATGTAGGCATGGGCAAGAAGCTCTACGAGCGTTTCGAGAGTGTCCGGGCGTTATTCGCTGCAGCAGACAAAGCTGTCGGGTTTTCCTTGTCTGACGTGATGTTTAATGGTCCGGAAGAGGAACTGCGGAAGACGTATAATACGCAGCCTGCTATCCTTCTTGCGAGCTATGCGTCCTGGACTATATTTGAGCAGGAAACAAAAGCAGTACCCGCTCTTCTCGCGGGCCACAGCCTGGGTGAGTACACCGCGCTGGTTGTGAGCGGGGCCCTGAGCATCGAAGATGGTGTCAGGTTGACCCGGACGAGAGGGCTCCTGATGGAAGAAGCCTGTCCGGCGGGCACGGGCAGCATGGTTGCGCTCATCGCCCCGGTCATGGAAAAGGTTGATGAGGTCTGCAGCCAAATTTCTCATGATGATTATGTTGCTGGCGCTGCTAACCTGAATTCGCCCGAGCAGGTCGTGCTTTCAGGAAACAGTGAAGCGTTGAAGGAAGCGGTGGAGAAATTGAAGGGTGCTTACAAGAAAGCTGTCTTCCTCAATGTATCGGGTCCTTTCCACAGCGTGTTGATGCAGCCGGCCGCGGAAAAGCTGAAGAGTGAACTAGCGGGAGTCAGCTTTGCGGACATGAAGACACCGGTGGTTTCGAACGTAGATGCCCTTCCCAATCAGAAATCGTCAGCAATCCTTGACCTCTTATACAGGCAGATGTTTTCCCCGGTGCTTTGGGAGAGTTGTATAAGGACCATGGCGAGGGAAGGGGTCGAGCTTTTCGTGGAAGTCGGCCCGCAGAAGGTGCTTACGAACCTCGTGAAACGGATAACTCCGGATATCCTGTGCCTTCATGTGGAAGAGATGGAAGAGATCGATGCAGTAAGGGGGCGGCTGTGA
- a CDS encoding YggT family protein — translation MSMPVLLFIKLLSLVSWLLTIYVWIVIIRAVLSWIRPDPYNLYVRIIGNLVDPVTYRISKIIPTRVGMVDLSPLILIVIVQLVQSYLIPVLISGIAGL, via the coding sequence ATGTCAATGCCAGTACTGTTGTTCATAAAGTTGCTGTCGCTCGTGTCGTGGTTGCTCACTATCTACGTATGGATAGTTATTATAAGGGCTGTCCTTTCGTGGATAAGACCGGACCCGTATAACCTCTACGTTCGCATTATAGGTAACCTCGTGGATCCGGTCACGTATCGCATCTCGAAAATTATACCGACGCGTGTCGGTATGGTCGATCTTTCGCCACTTATCCTGATTGTCATTGTTCAGCTTGTTCAGTCGTATCTTATCCCTGTCCTCATTAGCGGCATTGCGGGATTGTAG
- a CDS encoding DUF167 domain-containing protein, translated as MNLDVRVIPGARKREIKRDERGLVIKLLSRPQEGKANRELVEFLADAFLLKKSEVCIVSGEKGRKKVISLPVDQERFNEILENLDQRTRT; from the coding sequence GTGAATCTGGATGTACGTGTCATCCCGGGCGCCAGGAAGAGAGAGATAAAGCGTGACGAACGAGGTCTTGTGATAAAGCTTCTCTCGCGGCCGCAAGAGGGGAAAGCGAACCGGGAGCTTGTTGAATTTCTTGCGGACGCTTTTTTGCTGAAGAAAAGCGAAGTGTGTATTGTGTCCGGAGAGAAGGGGAGAAAAAAGGTAATCTCCCTGCCGGTGGACCAGGAGAGGTTCAATGAGATTCTTGAGAATCTGGATCAGAGGACCCGGACATGA
- the nrdR gene encoding transcriptional regulator NrdR: MKCPHCDYVESKVLDSRTSKEMDTIRRRRECLKCGKRFSTVETIEEGLPLVIKKDGRREVFDRMKILGGLKKACEKRPVAVANLDRILSRIEYNLSERGEKEIKSTEIGQMVMDELKMLDEVAFVRFASVYRQFKDITEFMEELKDLLLKKGEK, translated from the coding sequence ATGAAATGCCCTCATTGCGATTACGTCGAAAGCAAGGTACTTGACTCCCGCACCAGTAAGGAAATGGATACGATACGGAGGCGGCGTGAGTGTCTCAAGTGCGGTAAGCGGTTTTCAACCGTAGAGACTATCGAAGAAGGGCTTCCGCTGGTGATCAAGAAGGATGGCAGGCGCGAGGTTTTTGATCGCATGAAGATACTGGGCGGCTTGAAAAAAGCTTGCGAAAAAAGGCCTGTAGCGGTCGCAAACCTGGACAGGATACTCTCCCGGATTGAATACAATCTCAGTGAACGGGGCGAAAAAGAGATCAAGAGCACTGAGATCGGACAGATGGTCATGGACGAGCTGAAAATGCTGGACGAGGTTGCGTTCGTCCGTTTTGCCTCCGTGTACCGGCAGTTCAAGGACATTACAGAATTCATGGAGGAGCTGAAGGACCTCCTTCTCAAGAAGGGAGAGAAATGA
- the glyA gene encoding serine hydroxymethyltransferase, with protein sequence MEELRKFDREIYGLVRKELEREEYSIILIASENYVDKAVLEVQGSILTNKYAEGYPGKRYYGGCQFLDGIERLAIQRACKLFGADHANVQPHSGSSANMAAMYAVLKVGDKVLGMSLAHGGHLTHGAPANYSGRFYKPVFYTVARESEQIDYDEVREIALKERPRMIVAGASAYSRILDFERFRKIADEVGAYLFVDIAHIAGAVAAGLHPSPVPHAHIVSTTTHKTLRGPRGGLLLCKKEFAKAVDQAVFPGTQGGPLMHVVAAKAVALKSATEPDFKEYQEQIIKNARHLAGSLAKKGYRIVSGGTDNHLFLVDLSVKGITGTEAEKALERSGIILNKNLIPFDSGGPNTPSGIRIGTPAVTSRGMKEKEMEIIGGMIDEVLRQPGDEKVHQAILERAKDLCKDFPVYASMFSL encoded by the coding sequence ATGGAAGAGCTGAGAAAATTTGACAGAGAAATCTACGGGCTTGTTCGGAAAGAACTGGAACGGGAAGAATACAGCATCATTCTGATTGCTTCCGAGAACTACGTGGATAAAGCAGTACTGGAAGTTCAGGGGAGTATCCTGACGAACAAGTATGCGGAAGGGTATCCCGGAAAAAGATACTATGGCGGATGCCAGTTCCTTGATGGCATTGAACGGCTGGCGATCCAACGCGCCTGCAAACTCTTCGGCGCAGATCATGCAAACGTTCAACCGCACTCGGGATCCAGCGCGAATATGGCCGCGATGTACGCGGTACTCAAGGTCGGGGATAAGGTTCTGGGGATGAGCCTGGCTCACGGCGGTCATCTGACGCACGGTGCTCCGGCCAATTACTCAGGCAGGTTTTATAAGCCGGTCTTCTATACTGTTGCAAGAGAGAGTGAGCAGATCGATTATGACGAGGTAAGGGAGATCGCCCTGAAAGAAAGACCTCGCATGATCGTTGCCGGCGCCAGCGCCTACTCGCGGATCCTCGATTTTGAGCGGTTTAGAAAAATCGCCGACGAGGTGGGGGCCTATCTCTTTGTAGACATAGCGCATATAGCAGGTGCTGTCGCCGCGGGTCTGCACCCGAGTCCCGTGCCTCACGCACACATCGTAAGCACCACCACGCACAAGACGCTGCGCGGACCGAGGGGAGGCCTGCTCCTTTGCAAGAAGGAGTTTGCGAAGGCAGTCGATCAGGCGGTTTTTCCCGGTACCCAGGGTGGGCCGCTCATGCATGTGGTTGCAGCCAAAGCGGTTGCCCTGAAGAGCGCCACGGAGCCGGATTTCAAGGAATATCAGGAACAGATTATAAAAAATGCGCGCCACCTGGCAGGCAGCCTTGCGAAGAAAGGATACCGGATCGTGTCAGGAGGCACAGACAACCATCTTTTTCTGGTGGACCTGTCTGTCAAAGGAATAACGGGCACGGAGGCGGAAAAGGCTCTGGAGCGAAGCGGCATTATATTGAATAAGAACCTCATCCCGTTCGATTCGGGAGGGCCTAACACACCGAGCGGCATCAGGATAGGCACGCCTGCCGTTACCAGCAGGGGCATGAAAGAAAAAGAGATGGAAATCATCGGTGGTATGATCGATGAGGTGCTGCGGCAGCCCGGTGATGAGAAAGTACATCAGGCAATCCTGGAACGTGCCAAGGATTTATGCAAAGACTTTCCCGTCTATGCGTCCATGTTCTCTCTATGA
- a CDS encoding DUF177 domain-containing protein, producing the protein MIVKLHDIEESIVARGTMDGSKYKRPEDADLEFESPIEFELVVSKMGSDVRVEGPVKCTLRLSCDRCLESFLFPVNGRVDIELAPKSDEPKLPEMELTGEETSLYYYEGDELDLDPYIYEEVMLAIPIKALCNEFCKGICPVCGKNQNTETCRCDTSKSMVLGEKLQKFLKKG; encoded by the coding sequence ATGATTGTAAAGCTGCACGATATCGAGGAGTCCATCGTTGCACGAGGTACAATGGATGGCTCGAAATACAAAAGGCCCGAAGATGCCGACCTCGAGTTCGAATCGCCTATCGAGTTCGAGCTGGTTGTCAGCAAGATGGGCAGTGACGTGCGTGTTGAGGGGCCTGTGAAGTGCACCCTCCGGCTCTCCTGCGACCGCTGCCTTGAGTCTTTTCTTTTCCCGGTAAATGGTCGTGTTGATATCGAGCTGGCGCCAAAGAGTGACGAACCGAAGCTGCCTGAGATGGAGCTTACCGGCGAAGAGACGAGCCTTTACTATTATGAAGGAGACGAACTGGACCTCGATCCTTACATATATGAAGAAGTGATGCTGGCGATTCCGATCAAGGCACTCTGCAATGAATTCTGCAAAGGCATCTGCCCCGTGTGTGGAAAGAACCAGAACACGGAAACGTGCAGGTGCGATACATCCAAGAGCATGGTCCTCGGAGAAAAACTGCAGAAATTCCTGAAAAAAGGATAA
- a CDS encoding acyl carrier protein, producing MAVTEKVKKMIVEQLGVNESEVVPEAKFIDDLGADSLDIVELVMALEDEYGIEIPDEDAEKIETVGDAIKYIEEHMKKE from the coding sequence ATGGCAGTTACTGAAAAGGTCAAGAAGATGATCGTGGAACAGCTGGGAGTAAATGAGTCGGAAGTGGTACCGGAGGCGAAATTTATCGATGATCTGGGAGCAGATTCCCTTGATATCGTCGAACTTGTAATGGCCCTTGAAGATGAGTATGGCATCGAGATACCTGATGAGGATGCGGAGAAGATCGAGACAGTTGGTGATGCAATAAAATATATCGAAGAGCATATGAAAAAAGAGTGA
- a CDS encoding cytidine/deoxycytidylate deaminase family protein — protein sequence MKKKERPDWNSYFMEIATIVSKRSTCLRRNVGAVVVKEKRILSTGYNGPPMGLAHCEDVGCVREQQNVVSGERHELCRGLHAEQNAIIQAAYHGVPIKGADIYSTHLPCSICVKMIINAGLQRIFYLEGYPDDLASRLIQESGILIEQLTVAG from the coding sequence ATGAAAAAGAAAGAGCGGCCTGACTGGAACTCGTACTTTATGGAGATAGCAACGATCGTCTCCAAAAGGTCTACGTGCCTGCGGCGCAATGTGGGTGCTGTGGTCGTGAAGGAAAAAAGGATCCTCTCGACCGGGTACAACGGTCCGCCGATGGGCCTGGCCCATTGTGAGGATGTTGGTTGTGTGCGGGAGCAGCAGAATGTTGTCTCGGGAGAGCGGCACGAGCTCTGCAGGGGGCTCCACGCGGAGCAGAATGCGATCATCCAGGCCGCGTATCATGGCGTGCCCATCAAGGGAGCGGACATCTACTCGACCCATCTTCCGTGTTCGATATGCGTCAAGATGATCATCAACGCGGGCCTTCAGAGGATATTCTATCTTGAAGGGTATCCTGACGATCTTGCTTCGCGCTTGATCCAAGAATCGGGTATACTAATAGAACAGTTAACAGTTGCCGGTTAA